From Pleurocapsa minor HA4230-MV1, the proteins below share one genomic window:
- a CDS encoding NAD(P)-dependent oxidoreductase — MKRIFITGASGCIGHYMTEALIQHTNHELYLLVRNPDKLKFNYQARPGIHLLVGDMSQIKKYSDLLLKINIAILAATAWGGKEETYDINVVKTLSLINLLNPQICERVIYFSTASILDRNNQLLVPASQFGHDYIRTKYECFEQLSHQAVADKIIAVFPTLVFGGEQNKPYSHLSAGITDVTKWISLIRWFSLEGSFHFIHAQDIAKIISYLVENLDYAPNSSAESIGCLVLGNPAISVDRAIAQITSYFNKKIYLRIPLYIWLTNILIKLFKIQMDDWSRFSLDYRHFTYADPVTPASFGLQNYCSTVEELMKVSGV; from the coding sequence ATGAAACGGATTTTTATTACTGGCGCGAGTGGTTGTATTGGTCACTATATGACCGAAGCTTTAATTCAACATACTAATCATGAACTATATCTGCTAGTAAGAAATCCTGACAAGCTCAAATTTAACTATCAGGCTCGTCCAGGAATTCATCTTTTAGTGGGGGACATGTCCCAGATTAAAAAATATAGCGATTTGCTACTCAAAATTAACATCGCGATCTTGGCAGCGACAGCTTGGGGAGGGAAAGAGGAAACTTATGATATTAATGTAGTTAAGACTTTATCATTAATTAATCTGCTCAATCCTCAAATTTGTGAACGAGTTATTTATTTTTCTACCGCCAGTATTTTAGACCGCAACAACCAGCTACTTGTACCCGCCTCTCAGTTTGGACACGACTATATTCGCACTAAATATGAGTGCTTTGAGCAGCTTTCTCACCAGGCTGTCGCTGACAAAATCATTGCCGTATTCCCGACTTTAGTTTTTGGTGGAGAGCAAAATAAGCCCTATTCACATCTAAGCGCAGGGATCACCGACGTAACTAAATGGATTAGTTTAATTCGTTGGTTTAGCCTCGAAGGTAGTTTTCACTTCATCCACGCCCAAGATATCGCTAAGATTATTAGCTATCTGGTCGAAAATCTTGATTATGCTCCTAATTCATCTGCTGAAAGTATAGGCTGTCTTGTTTTAGGTAATCCTGCTATTTCTGTCGATCGGGCGATCGCCCAAATCACCAGCTATTTTAATAAAAAGATTTATTTACGCATCCCGCTTTATATCTGGCTAACCAATATCTTGATTAAGCTATTTAAAATTCAGATGGATGATTGGAGTCGTTTCTCCCTCGACTATCGCCACTTTACCTATGCCGATCCTGTCACCCCAGCCAGCTTTGGTCTGCAAAACTATTGTTCTACTGTGGAAGAGTTAATGAAAGTTTCAGGAGTTTGA
- a CDS encoding MFS transporter, translating to MQTFLIVWVGQVVSLLGTKLTEFALGFWILDQTYQDTGTITQFALTILFMYLPKVIISPLAGVLVDRWNRRFAMIMSDLGTGLVTIAILALVWTNHLAVWQIYLALIVSSSLNAFQQPAYTASIAQLVPKNNLIRANGMVQASFAIAKIASPAIAGLLLHRFGLKTILCIDISTFAIAILTLISVKFPDFKRSKKSNKVVNQVISDAVAGWNYIVLRPGLLRLVCFIAISYFTMGMIEVVLWPLLYQPGSTTQLGFVLSVGGCGMLLGSVLMSVWSGPRNRVKAIICFVGLQGLIVLIGGLKISPVILALGIFGYLFSQPIIVSCNQAIWQSKVPSRLQGRVFALQQTLERSLAICAYLLAGPLVDNVLNPLMAEGGIIAQMIGKVINTGMGQGVTLLLVILGVINLVVVAIAYREPRLRYLEQELPDRNQLRNEVKTKVALH from the coding sequence ATGCAAACTTTTTTGATCGTCTGGGTTGGACAAGTCGTATCCTTGTTAGGCACGAAACTGACTGAGTTTGCCTTGGGGTTTTGGATTCTCGACCAAACATATCAAGACACAGGGACAATAACTCAATTCGCTCTGACGATCCTATTTATGTATCTACCCAAGGTGATTATTTCTCCTCTTGCAGGGGTTTTAGTCGATCGTTGGAATCGGCGCTTTGCCATGATTATGAGCGATCTGGGAACAGGACTAGTTACGATCGCTATTCTGGCTTTAGTCTGGACGAATCATCTAGCGGTTTGGCAGATATATCTAGCTTTAATTGTCTCATCAAGTCTTAATGCTTTTCAACAGCCTGCTTACACAGCATCAATTGCCCAATTAGTGCCAAAAAATAACCTAATTCGAGCTAACGGGATGGTACAGGCTTCCTTTGCGATCGCCAAAATTGCTTCTCCAGCGATCGCGGGTTTACTACTACACCGCTTTGGTCTAAAAACTATCTTGTGTATTGATATAAGTACTTTTGCGATCGCGATTTTAACCTTAATTAGCGTCAAGTTTCCCGATTTCAAACGATCTAAAAAAAGCAACAAAGTGGTTAATCAGGTGATTAGCGATGCTGTGGCTGGCTGGAATTATATTGTTCTGCGACCAGGTTTATTACGTCTAGTTTGCTTCATTGCAATTAGCTATTTCACCATGGGGATGATCGAAGTTGTTCTTTGGCCACTACTATATCAACCAGGATCGACGACACAACTAGGTTTTGTCCTGTCTGTTGGTGGCTGTGGCATGTTGCTGGGTAGCGTATTGATGAGCGTCTGGTCAGGGCCTCGTAACCGCGTTAAAGCAATTATTTGTTTTGTTGGTTTGCAGGGATTAATCGTTTTAATTGGTGGTCTCAAGATTTCCCCTGTTATTTTGGCACTTGGGATCTTTGGCTATTTATTTTCCCAGCCAATTATTGTTAGCTGTAACCAAGCAATTTGGCAGAGTAAAGTTCCCAGTCGTCTTCAGGGTAGAGTATTTGCCCTACAGCAAACCTTAGAGCGATCGCTGGCGATCTGTGCTTATTTGTTAGCAGGCCCATTGGTTGATAATGTGCTAAATCCGTTGATGGCAGAAGGCGGGATTATCGCGCAGATGATCGGCAAGGTAATCAATACAGGGATGGGTCAAGGTGTTACCTTACTACTAGTTATCTTAGGTGTGATTAATTTAGTGGTAGTAGCGATCGCCTATCGTGAGCCTCGTTTGCGTTATCTAGAGCAAGAATTACCCGACCGTAATCAGTTGAGGAATGAAGTTAAAACTAAAGTTGCTTTACATTAA
- a CDS encoding DnaJ domain-containing protein, with protein MARAENHKENYYLILGVSQNASLKEIKLAFRGLARQYHPDLNPDDPVSAEKFKQISQAYDVLSDATKRRRFDRNIPLQQPQTPRKNNQPKPNSQTKSAKASPKTHLDYYNRGLLRTQTKEYRQAIDDYSQAIKLNPRFVDAYLKRCEMRYKLGDNQGVLNDCHEVLNIDPTVAKAYYYQGRARYSLGYVEPAIESYNLAIAQEQNYPQAHYYRGIAYKESQNMTSAVSDLTQAAELFRQQQNYDAYRRTQKTVNGLSKNNMVSRQENLAYNFLTTLGLSLLNPSGGLLPAFSRLEDKQLIQVGTVYGLLSSLFFVCSYYMVGILFSSPVWQLFLIALIPFFCLIITGSILRGLWHHRGNFATDIFLAGVAIAPLALAAIFIGFVSISTLSIVIPLMFFGCSYSALTLQAGYLQVLNITEAKATFMAALMLMLNSCISFVLISSLAV; from the coding sequence ATGGCTAGGGCGGAGAATCATAAGGAGAATTATTACTTAATTTTGGGTGTATCCCAAAATGCAAGCCTCAAGGAAATTAAGCTAGCTTTTCGTGGTTTGGCGCGTCAATATCATCCTGATTTAAATCCTGACGACCCAGTTTCGGCCGAAAAGTTCAAGCAAATATCTCAAGCTTACGATGTGCTGTCTGACGCCACAAAACGTCGTCGTTTCGACCGTAATATTCCTCTTCAGCAGCCTCAAACACCACGCAAAAATAATCAACCAAAACCAAATTCTCAAACAAAGTCTGCTAAAGCATCGCCCAAAACACATCTGGATTATTATAATCGGGGTTTGCTACGGACTCAGACTAAAGAGTATCGCCAGGCTATTGATGATTATAGTCAAGCAATTAAGCTTAACCCTCGATTTGTCGATGCCTATCTTAAAAGATGCGAAATGCGCTACAAGCTGGGGGATAACCAAGGAGTATTAAATGATTGCCATGAAGTGCTAAACATCGATCCCACTGTGGCAAAAGCTTATTATTATCAGGGTCGAGCGCGTTACAGTTTAGGATACGTAGAACCAGCGATTGAGTCTTACAATTTGGCGATCGCCCAAGAGCAAAATTATCCTCAAGCTCATTATTATCGCGGAATTGCCTATAAAGAATCCCAAAATATGACCTCGGCGGTTAGTGACTTAACTCAAGCAGCTGAATTATTTCGCCAACAACAAAATTATGATGCTTATCGTCGCACACAAAAAACAGTTAATGGACTTAGTAAAAACAACATGGTTTCTCGTCAAGAAAACTTAGCTTACAATTTTTTGACCACCCTGGGTTTATCTTTGCTCAATCCTAGCGGTGGACTGTTGCCTGCTTTTTCACGCTTAGAAGACAAGCAGTTAATCCAGGTGGGAACTGTCTATGGCTTGTTATCTTCTTTGTTTTTTGTTTGTAGCTATTATATGGTCGGCATATTATTTTCTTCACCTGTTTGGCAGCTATTTTTGATTGCTTTAATTCCTTTTTTTTGTTTGATCATAACAGGAAGTATTTTACGCGGTTTGTGGCATCATCGAGGTAACTTCGCCACCGATATTTTCTTAGCGGGTGTGGCGATCGCTCCTTTAGCTTTAGCTGCAATTTTCATCGGATTTGTGTCTATTTCAACTTTATCAATCGTCATTCCCTTAATGTTTTTTGGTTGTTCCTATAGCGCTCTTACTTTGCAAGCTGGCTATCTGCAAGTGCTAAATATTACTGAAGCAAAAGCTACTTTTATGGCTGCGCTAATGTTGATGTTAAATAGCTGTATATCTTTTGTGTTGATCTCTAGTTTGGCTGTTTAA
- a CDS encoding DUF1232 domain-containing protein, giving the protein MNFSLSSLYNWYRDAIRHPKYRWWVILGTIIYLVSPIDIAPDFLPVLGQIDDVMLAGLLFTELSQMMIAKLQTRQDNKNVTTDASTESSASKTVDVDAETIATS; this is encoded by the coding sequence ATGAACTTCTCTCTTTCTTCCCTATATAATTGGTATCGCGATGCAATCCGCCACCCTAAATACCGTTGGTGGGTAATTTTAGGAACTATTATTTATCTTGTTAGCCCAATTGATATTGCACCAGACTTTCTTCCAGTTTTAGGTCAGATAGATGACGTAATGTTAGCAGGTTTATTATTTACTGAACTATCACAAATGATGATTGCTAAACTGCAAACTCGTCAAGATAATAAAAACGTTACTACAGATGCTAGTACTGAAAGTTCTGCCAGCAAAACTGTTGATGTTGATGCAGAAACCATAGCTACTAGCTAG
- the maf gene encoding septum formation inhibitor Maf, which yields MSAKKTSTSPPFVLASASPARLKLLRMVGIEPIVCKSDFDEDQIQLEDAAELVQTLARCKAETVAPQFKGALVLGCDSVLTINDRIYGKPESPQIAIARWRGMRGKMGKIYTGHALIDLEQQRQIVRCGVTEVYFADLSDRTIEAYIATGEPLNCAGSFALEGKGGMFVEKIVGCHSNVIGLSLPMLYQMMESLGYNATNFWN from the coding sequence ATGAGCGCCAAGAAGACATCTACATCCCCGCCTTTCGTTTTGGCTTCAGCTTCCCCTGCTCGTCTAAAATTACTGCGGATGGTGGGGATTGAGCCGATTGTTTGTAAGAGCGATTTTGATGAAGATCAAATTCAGCTTGAAGATGCAGCAGAACTAGTACAGACTTTAGCCAGATGTAAGGCGGAAACTGTAGCGCCACAGTTCAAAGGTGCTTTGGTTTTGGGTTGCGATTCGGTACTGACGATCAACGATCGCATTTATGGTAAGCCAGAATCACCCCAGATAGCGATCGCCCGTTGGCGAGGAATGCGCGGTAAAATGGGTAAAATCTATACAGGTCATGCTTTAATTGACCTGGAGCAACAAAGACAAATTGTTCGCTGTGGTGTGACTGAGGTTTATTTTGCCGATCTTAGCGATCGCACGATTGAAGCCTATATTGCTACTGGTGAACCCCTCAATTGCGCGGGTAGCTTTGCTTTAGAAGGTAAAGGCGGTATGTTTGTCGAGAAAATAGTTGGTTGTCACAGCAATGTTATTGGTTTAAGTCTGCCTATGCTATATCAAATGATGGAAAGCTTGGGCTACAATGCGACAAATTTCTGGAATTAA
- a CDS encoding photosystem II reaction center PsbP family protein — translation MFKSFCAGLLIVLSLVITSCSTGVTGLQSYVNTSKGYEFLYPNGWIPVNLGTSARKTVDVVFRDLVERTENLSVIINEVPDGKTLEDLGSPSEVGYRLLKVINSTPKGEREAEFIRAEARENKDKKYYLLEYEEEIPEQGTRHNIASVAVSRGKIFTFNLSTPEKRWDTVKDSFEVAVKSFTVR, via the coding sequence ATGTTTAAGTCGTTTTGCGCTGGATTATTAATTGTTTTAAGTTTAGTCATTACAAGCTGTTCTACAGGGGTAACTGGATTACAAAGCTATGTTAATACGAGTAAGGGGTATGAGTTTCTCTATCCTAACGGTTGGATTCCTGTTAATCTAGGCACTTCTGCCAGAAAAACTGTCGATGTGGTTTTTCGCGATTTGGTCGAAAGAACTGAAAATCTGAGCGTCATTATTAACGAAGTTCCTGATGGTAAAACTCTAGAGGATTTGGGTAGTCCTTCTGAGGTTGGCTATCGTCTACTTAAGGTAATTAATAGTACTCCTAAAGGTGAAAGAGAAGCCGAGTTTATTCGTGCTGAAGCCAGAGAAAATAAAGATAAGAAGTATTATCTATTAGAGTATGAAGAAGAAATACCCGAACAAGGGACAAGACACAATATTGCTAGTGTGGCGGTAAGTAGAGGCAAGATTTTTACTTTTAATCTCTCAACGCCTGAAAAACGCTGGGATACAGTTAAGGATAGTTTTGAGGTGGCGGTTAAATCCTTTACTGTGCGTTAA
- a CDS encoding ssl1498 family light-harvesting-like protein, with the protein MPYTEEEGGLLNNFAREPQMYTAEEPDSAQKRNYAIFGVLAFLLLGGVVAVAVYASTVS; encoded by the coding sequence ATGCCTTATACAGAAGAAGAAGGTGGATTACTAAATAATTTTGCTAGAGAACCTCAAATGTATACAGCAGAAGAGCCAGATTCGGCGCAAAAACGCAACTATGCAATTTTTGGTGTCCTCGCATTTTTGCTTTTAGGTGGTGTTGTAGCTGTTGCAGTATATGCTTCAACTGTAAGTTAA
- a CDS encoding nuclear transport factor 2 family protein, which translates to MKKFATILLLNLGIIGGMTNIAQGENAATAPEELTQVVAGIEEAANKKDIEGVINYYSKDFKNSDGLTTATLEKALTQMWQNYPQLKYTTEIESWSESGNELVAETLTTITGIQTKAGRQAQLNSTIRSRQYFQGQKLVRQEILTEESQLTSGANPPQVQVVAPDSVTTGEKYNFDLIVDEPLGDRVLLGAVQEEKTAANLYLNSASLELEPLAAGGIYKVATAPTVPQSNWLSAILVRGDGMTMITHRINIKEQQAKQ; encoded by the coding sequence ATGAAAAAATTTGCCACAATCTTGTTACTAAATCTAGGAATCATTGGCGGGATGACCAATATTGCTCAGGGAGAAAATGCGGCAACTGCCCCCGAGGAATTAACTCAAGTTGTTGCAGGAATTGAAGAAGCTGCGAACAAGAAAGATATAGAGGGAGTGATTAATTACTACAGTAAAGACTTTAAGAATTCAGATGGCTTAACGACGGCTACTTTAGAGAAGGCTTTAACCCAAATGTGGCAAAATTATCCCCAGCTAAAATACACCACGGAAATTGAATCTTGGTCAGAATCAGGAAATGAGCTAGTTGCCGAAACTCTCACTACCATCACAGGGATTCAAACTAAAGCGGGGAGACAAGCGCAATTAAACTCAACAATTAGATCTCGCCAATATTTTCAGGGACAAAAATTAGTTCGCCAGGAAATACTAACAGAGGAATCGCAGTTAACATCTGGAGCTAATCCTCCCCAGGTTCAAGTCGTTGCACCAGATAGCGTAACCACAGGTGAAAAATATAATTTTGATTTGATTGTTGATGAACCCTTGGGAGATCGAGTATTGTTGGGAGCTGTTCAAGAAGAGAAAACTGCTGCTAATTTATATCTTAACTCCGCTTCCTTAGAGTTAGAACCATTAGCTGCGGGGGGAATCTATAAAGTGGCAACTGCTCCTACAGTTCCTCAAAGTAATTGGCTATCGGCTATTTTAGTTCGGGGAGATGGTATGACCATGATTACTCATCGAATTAACATTAAAGAACAGCAAGCCAAACAGTGA
- a CDS encoding DUF2062 domain-containing protein, protein MSQKHFPHNSTSDRTYWQTRSLNVLTPPVRRSRKHNQKHLKLRRHSLSRLIRLAYLRLLRLQDKPEVVAKGLAVGVFTGCFPFFGMQSLLALLFAAVFRGSKVAALAATWISNPLTSVPLYIFNYKIGKLLLGTQDTVLPPLTLESFAAFKELGSTFAITLLTGSFVVGMIMAVITYFYGLAILERIHHRTIRRRSIRRQK, encoded by the coding sequence ATGAGTCAGAAACATTTCCCCCATAATTCAACCTCAGACAGAACCTATTGGCAAACAAGATCGCTAAATGTTCTAACACCTCCAGTGCGTAGAAGCCGTAAACATAACCAGAAACATTTAAAGTTGCGTCGGCATAGTTTAAGTAGGCTAATTCGTTTAGCCTATCTCAGGCTATTAAGATTGCAGGATAAACCAGAAGTCGTAGCCAAGGGATTAGCTGTAGGAGTTTTTACTGGCTGCTTCCCCTTCTTTGGTATGCAAAGTCTACTGGCGCTCTTGTTCGCTGCTGTTTTTCGTGGTAGCAAAGTCGCAGCATTAGCAGCAACCTGGATTAGTAATCCTCTAACCTCTGTACCGCTTTATATTTTCAACTATAAAATTGGTAAGCTGTTGTTAGGAACACAAGATACAGTTCTGCCACCCCTTACTCTTGAGTCTTTTGCTGCCTTTAAAGAACTAGGTTCTACCTTTGCAATTACTTTGCTGACGGGAAGTTTTGTGGTGGGAATGATTATGGCGGTAATTACCTACTTTTATGGCTTGGCAATTTTAGAACGAATACACCATCGCACTATCCGCCGTCGTAGCATCAGAAGGCAAAAATAA
- a CDS encoding diguanylate cyclase, with amino-acid sequence MSQFKHTPEHQGKILVVDDQPDNTKLLSIILALQGYEVAECNRGKSAINLAKANPPDLILLDVSMPEMSGFEVCQILKSDRLTRDIPIIFISAFKEVNNKTQAFNLGGNDYITKPFQMEEVVARVETQLKYHRLQTELKTKNQQLEQEIAARKAIERKLLEVNQKLSKLATVDGLTNIANRYYFDDFLTREWQLARREQFALAVILCDVDYFKLYNDRFGHQQGDTCLQQVAQALSRAVQRPTDLVARYGGEEFAVILPRTSANNALVVAEKMRQQIKTLSLTHPDSLVGDYVSLSIGVSAVIPCSKYTKKQLLVTADRALYQAKKEGRDRAIVKLLN; translated from the coding sequence ATGTCTCAATTTAAGCACACGCCAGAGCATCAGGGTAAAATTTTAGTAGTTGATGATCAACCAGATAATACAAAACTTTTGTCGATAATACTTGCGCTTCAAGGATACGAAGTCGCCGAATGTAATCGAGGAAAATCAGCTATCAATTTAGCCAAGGCAAACCCTCCAGATCTAATTTTATTAGATGTTAGTATGCCTGAAATGAGTGGTTTTGAGGTTTGTCAGATACTTAAGAGCGATCGCCTTACTCGAGATATCCCGATTATATTTATTAGTGCTTTTAAAGAAGTTAATAATAAAACTCAAGCCTTTAATCTTGGTGGCAATGATTATATTACCAAACCCTTTCAAATGGAAGAAGTTGTTGCCAGGGTAGAAACTCAACTAAAATATCACCGTCTACAAACAGAACTAAAAACCAAAAATCAACAACTAGAACAAGAAATTGCCGCGCGTAAAGCGATCGAACGCAAATTATTAGAGGTCAATCAAAAACTAAGTAAATTAGCTACTGTAGATGGGTTGACGAACATAGCCAATCGTTATTATTTCGATGATTTTTTGACTAGGGAATGGCAGCTAGCCAGAAGAGAACAGTTTGCTTTAGCTGTAATTCTTTGTGATGTTGATTATTTTAAACTTTATAACGATCGCTTTGGTCATCAGCAGGGAGATACTTGTTTACAACAGGTAGCTCAAGCATTATCAAGAGCCGTCCAACGCCCTACAGATCTCGTGGCTCGCTATGGGGGAGAGGAATTTGCCGTAATTTTACCTCGAACATCAGCAAATAATGCTCTAGTAGTAGCAGAAAAAATGCGTCAACAAATTAAAACCCTCTCTCTAACTCATCCAGATTCTTTAGTGGGAGATTACGTCTCCTTAAGCATAGGCGTTAGCGCTGTGATTCCCTGCTCAAAATACACTAAAAAACAACTTTTGGTTACTGCCGATCGAGCTCTTTATCAAGCAAAAAAAGAAGGTCGCGATCGCGCTATTGTTAAACTCCTCAATTAG